The DNA window TTCAAAAAATCCTGCCTGAGCTGCCATCGTCCAGGCAAGGAGAAGGGCGGGCTGGACCTCACCAGCTACGCGGCCATCGTCAAAGGGGGGAAACACGGGGATCTGCTGAGCCTCAAGGATCCGAGGCACAGCGTGCTGCTCGAGCAGATCACGGGCCCCAAACCGGCGATGCCGAAGGACGACGACCCGCTCACGCCCGCCGAGATCCATATCGTGAAGACTTGGCTGTTGGCTGGTGCGCCCGACGACACTCCAAAGCCTTCCCAGTTGCCGCCTCAACCCGCGATCTATTCCGCGCCCCCGGTTCTGAGAGCCATCGCCTTCAGCCCCGACGGACGGTGGCTCGCGGTCGGGGGACAGCGAGAAGTGCTCCTGCTGGATTCTACGAACCAGGCAGCCGGCCCCAGGTTGGTCGGCGAGGCCACACGCATCGAGTCCTTCGAGTTCTCGCCCGATGGACACCAACTCGCGGTGGCCGCCAGCTCTCCGGGCCGTTCTGGCGAAGTCCAGATCTGGGAGATCCCAAGCGCCACGCCCCGTCACGTTTACCAAGTGGCCCATGACTCCGCCTACGGGATCCATTGGTCACCCGATGGCACACGAGTGGCGCTCGGCGTTGCCGACAAGACGGCCCGAGTGCTGAGGGTGGCGGACGGGAAAGAACTGGTTCGCTTTGATCAGCACAGCGACTGGGTGTGGGGAGCAGTCTTTGTCAAGGATGGGACACAGATCGTCACCGCAAGCCGCGATCGTTCGATGAAGCTGGTCGACGCGGCGACGGGAGCCCTCATCGACGTGCTCAACCGGGACACCGAACCCATTGTCTGCCTCGCCAAGCATCCCAAGGAAAACTGGGTGGTGTTCGGCTCAGAGGTACGACCGCGGCTCTACAAGGCAGAAGCGAAGCCCGACAACATCAACCCGGACCGCGACCCCAACGCCATCCGAGAGTTTGAGCACTTTGACCGAGGGGTCACCGCGGTCGCATTCAGTCCCGACGGGAAGTTCCTCGCAACCTCCGGCAACCCTCCGGGAGAAGTTCGTGTTCATGCTGTGGAGAATGGCCAGCGAAAGGTGACGCTCCGCGGACATCAGGGTGCCGTCTTCGCCCTCGCCTTCACTCCCGACGGCTCCCGACTGGCGACGGCAGGGTTTGAGGGAAGGATTAGGATCTTCGACTGGGCTCGGGAGCGGATGATCACGAACCTGATCCCGGTTACCATCACTCCTCTCAGCGTAAAGAATCCCGGGTAGATTCTATGGACCGCGCGTGGCATGCCACCGCTTTTCCTGCGCGCCACCTTAACGCGCGTCGGTCACCTGAGCGCAACCAGGCCCGCCGGAAGCATTCTTACGTCGGTTCCTACAATTGCGGATTGTAGGGGACGATCACAAGTCTTGGGGCAGCTTTCTCCCCTCCTGCGAAAAATTCTCCTGGCTTCGCTCGCAGGGGCGGGTAGAAGCAGTTGTCTGAAGCCGCATCCAAGCCTTTTCATCCAGTCGGGCTGCCGGAACTCCTGGTGAGAACAATTGGACCGGCGTCGAAGCAACTGCACATTGTATGCAAACCAAATCCTTACACCCCATCATCTATGTCCGCGGCTACGCCATGTCTCAAAGCGAGATCGAGGACACGGTAGCCGATCCCTACATGGGCTTTAACTTGGGTTCGACCAAGGTTCGACAACTCTGGGATCGCAAGATCAAGAAGCTCTTCTTCGAGTCACCTCTCGTCCGGTTGATGAAACAATACGGATACCGTGATGTGTATGACGAAGGCATCGACCAAGTGGGCATGGAGGCGGATCCAGCCAGCCGGTTGCCGTATCGGAGCCTCGTGGTTTACCGCTACTACGAGCCCTCTTCCGAAGAAATTGGGGAAGATGTCAAACCAGACATCCAGAATTTCGCCAAAGGTCTGGGCGACCTGATCCAAAGACTGCGGGAGCGAATGTACCCGGAGGGCCCGGCGACCAAATTAACCAAAGAGGAAGAGGAAGCGGGCAAGCCGCCCTACGAGGACTTTCGAGTTTACTTGGTCGCGCACTCCATGGGTGGCTTGGTCTGCCGAGCTTTCCTACAAAATCCCCGCTTGGGAGACGCGGCGACGCGACGGTTAGTGGATAAGGTTTTCACCTATGCCACGCCGCACAATGGCATCGATGTTCGGGGACTCGGCAACATTCCGTCGTGGCTTTCCATCATGGGGATGAACACGTTCAGCCGCGACGTAATGGCGAAGTACCTCGGCCTCAAGGCCTCGGATCGGGAGGATGACGCCGTGGACATTGTCACCGGTTTCGATCCGGATCGGATCTTCAACTTGGTCGGAACGAACCCGGGCGACTACAAGGTGGCCGGCGGCCTGTCCAGCTTCGCGGCCAGCGAAACCAGCGACGGACTGGTCCGAATCGCGAATGCAACGACCCGCGGATGGGAGGATGGGGTTCTGAAATCGTCGCCCAACGCCTTTGTCAACCGGAGTCACTCCGGACATTTTGGCATTGTGAATAGCGAAGAAGGGTTTCAAAACCTGGTGCGATTCCTGTTCGGCGATGTGCGGGCGGACGGCTACCTGGACATAGATGAGCTGACTCTGCCTCCCGATGTGCAAAAGGAGAGGGATGCCGGCAAGGATGTCCGCGCTTCCTACCTCTTTGAAGTGACCGTCAGCATCCGCGGCAAGCAGTGGCAGCTGCACCGTCGCACCGCGAACGAGAACAGCGCGATCTTCCGGATGTACGACGAGCTGTTCCCCGACAGCAAGCGCGGAGGCCGCAAACCCGATCGATCGAAGAGCCCCCTCCTCTTTAACGTATTCTTGGACCTCAGCCAAAGGGTCGACCCCCGCCGGAAATCCGTGGCCTTTGCAGCCGACATCTGTATTCGAGTGCCCGAATATGAAGTGAAAGGGCTTCTGTTTCTCAAGAACCACTTTGAAGGCGGATACTTGTTTCGTGATCTCATCACCATCGAAGCGACTCCCCCAGTCACCCCCGAAGGCGAATTCGATCCCGATGGCAGCTGGAAGATCCATTACCAGTTTGCGAGCCAGCGAGGGAGCGCGCCGCAGCTGGCCGAAATCACTGAGGATGAGGAGAAGCTCGTCTTCACCATACCGATCGAACAACCCAAGCCTCCCGGCATCCGGGCGAGTCTCCGCGTCGTAACCACCTTCTGGAATCGCTGAGCTAGCGGCAATGAACAAATCGGCCCGGAGTCTGCATGCGATCAAGTTCTGTCTGTGCCTTTCGGCCGCGCTCTGGCTGCGCGGCCTCGGCTTGGGAACCGCCGCAGCTGCCGAGCCAAGTCCTTCACTCCTGCCAGACCTGTTGACCCCCGAAGAGCGCCGTTGGCTCGAGGCTCATCCTACCATCCGCGTGGCCCCCACGCCCGACTACCATCCCCTGGAGTATTTCGACTCGATCGGAAAGCACTGGGGAATTACGTCGGACTACTTCAGCCTCATCGAGCAGCGCTTGAGCTACCGTTTCAAGTTTGTACACCTGTCGCCCAAACAATGGCTGCACCTCGATCCCGAATCGCGAGGAGCCGATGTTGTGACAGCGTCCGCGGAGACGCCCGCGCGTGCCGTCTATTGGAAACTCACCCCAACCTATCTCACACTCCCCACCTACCTCATCACCCGCCGCAGCGTGGTCGATAACATCACCCTCGCGCAGCTCGAGGGAGGCCGCATCGCAGTGGTCAAGGGCTGGGCCGCTGAGGATTACTTGAGAACTCGGCATCCCCAGCTTGCCGTGGACGCCGTCCCGGATGTGGCCACCGGTCTCAAACATGTGTCATTCGGGTTGGTAGATGCGTTCCTGTCGGAGCTGCCGGTGGCAACGTCGTGGCTGGAGAAAGAAGGGATCACCAATCTGAAGCTCTCCGGACTAGGGGGCTACACCTATCACCTGGGCATTTCCGTTCGGAACGACTGGCC is part of the Verrucomicrobiales bacterium genome and encodes:
- a CDS encoding PD40 domain-containing protein, whose protein sequence is MNRWWILFLLLGSGTAHSAVSYTREVLPIFKKSCLSCHRPGKEKGGLDLTSYAAIVKGGKHGDLLSLKDPRHSVLLEQITGPKPAMPKDDDPLTPAEIHIVKTWLLAGAPDDTPKPSQLPPQPAIYSAPPVLRAIAFSPDGRWLAVGGQREVLLLDSTNQAAGPRLVGEATRIESFEFSPDGHQLAVAASSPGRSGEVQIWEIPSATPRHVYQVAHDSAYGIHWSPDGTRVALGVADKTARVLRVADGKELVRFDQHSDWVWGAVFVKDGTQIVTASRDRSMKLVDAATGALIDVLNRDTEPIVCLAKHPKENWVVFGSEVRPRLYKAEAKPDNINPDRDPNAIREFEHFDRGVTAVAFSPDGKFLATSGNPPGEVRVHAVENGQRKVTLRGHQGAVFALAFTPDGSRLATAGFEGRIRIFDWARERMITNLIPVTITPLSVKNPG